The following are encoded together in the Bradyrhizobium sp. CCGUVB1N3 genome:
- a CDS encoding glycosyltransferase family 39 protein, producing the protein MAERSDCAPARWRRPFLRWLDGVEAGWAVPLLLMAFTAVWTLYLVIAYLGAGLHPDTLEAWTLGRHFAWGYPKHPPLMGWVAAAWTAIFPLSDWSLQLMAMANAALALWFVDLISRRFVSGHKRLLVLLLLMLTPAYQFHAQRFNANSVLLATWPLATFCFLRAFETRAAWWAIAAGLATALAMVGKYYSVFLVASFVLAAAMHPARRAYFTSASPWISTVTGLLALSPHLYWLATTGAPTFSYALAHANADLVTALGEVKSFALGLVAAMSAVAVTWVMIAGDRLKRLPADFGAMDLGLKLLFYVALGTLLLPMLTSLAMGTDLPSLWALQGLFLFVVLIVCGTRYPIERFYAVNATVLVAGVSVVALVVVAPIHAAYRNAHGYEEGREFYSKAAVELTRQWRDLTGVPLSAVSGDDALAFATAFYSPDHPHYSRPFAYQYTWGVPRKSTLERGWAALCFHDQPDCLGWMEQTSARAGDFVRREFTLQAELLGRGGVTRKLVALLVPPHDDGSKPPASDADDFSASKRAPR; encoded by the coding sequence ATGGCCGAACGCTCGGACTGCGCGCCTGCGCGCTGGCGCCGTCCCTTCCTGCGCTGGCTCGACGGCGTGGAGGCCGGCTGGGCCGTGCCGCTGCTGCTCATGGCCTTCACCGCAGTCTGGACGCTGTATCTCGTGATCGCCTATCTCGGCGCCGGCCTGCATCCGGACACGCTCGAGGCCTGGACGCTGGGGCGGCATTTTGCGTGGGGTTATCCAAAACATCCGCCGCTGATGGGGTGGGTGGCGGCTGCCTGGACCGCGATCTTCCCGTTGAGCGACTGGTCGCTGCAGTTGATGGCGATGGCGAACGCCGCGCTGGCGTTGTGGTTCGTCGACCTGATCTCGCGCCGCTTCGTGAGCGGGCACAAACGCCTTCTGGTGCTGCTGCTGTTGATGCTGACGCCGGCCTATCAATTCCACGCCCAGCGCTTCAACGCCAACAGCGTGCTGCTGGCGACCTGGCCGCTCGCGACCTTCTGCTTCCTGCGCGCCTTCGAGACGCGTGCGGCGTGGTGGGCCATTGCAGCGGGTCTTGCGACGGCGCTGGCGATGGTCGGGAAATACTATTCGGTCTTCCTGGTCGCGAGCTTCGTGCTCGCCGCAGCGATGCATCCTGCGCGCCGCGCCTATTTCACCTCGGCCTCACCCTGGATCTCCACCGTCACCGGGCTTCTGGCTTTGTCGCCGCATCTTTACTGGCTCGCGACCACGGGGGCCCCGACCTTCTCCTATGCCCTGGCGCATGCCAATGCCGACCTCGTCACGGCATTGGGCGAGGTGAAGTCATTCGCGCTCGGGCTCGTCGCGGCGATGAGCGCTGTGGCGGTCACCTGGGTGATGATTGCGGGCGACCGTCTGAAACGCCTGCCGGCCGACTTCGGCGCGATGGATCTGGGATTGAAGCTGCTGTTCTACGTCGCGCTCGGCACGTTGCTCTTGCCGATGCTGACCTCGCTCGCCATGGGCACGGATCTGCCGTCGCTATGGGCGTTGCAGGGCCTGTTCCTGTTCGTCGTGCTGATCGTGTGCGGCACGCGCTATCCGATCGAGCGCTTCTATGCCGTCAATGCCACGGTGCTGGTTGCGGGCGTCAGCGTCGTCGCGCTCGTGGTCGTGGCCCCCATCCATGCCGCCTACCGCAACGCGCACGGCTACGAAGAGGGCCGGGAGTTCTATTCAAAAGCGGCTGTCGAGCTCACGCGGCAGTGGCGCGATCTCACCGGCGTGCCGCTGTCGGCCGTCAGCGGCGACGATGCGCTGGCCTTCGCCACCGCCTTCTACAGCCCCGATCATCCGCATTATTCGCGGCCGTTCGCCTATCAATATACCTGGGGCGTGCCGCGCAAGAGCACGCTGGAGCGCGGCTGGGCGGCGCTATGCTTCCACGACCAGCCCGATTGCCTCGGCTGGATGGAGCAGACCTCGGCGCGTGCCGGGGATTTCGTCAGGCGCGAATTCACGCTTCAGGCGGAGCTGCTCGGTCGGGGTGGCGTCACGCGCAAGCTGGTCGCGCTGCTCGTGCCGCCGCATGATGACGGGTCCAAGCCGCCCGCGAGCGACGCGGATGATTTCAGCGCGAGCAAGCGCGCGCCGCGCTAA
- a CDS encoding multidrug effflux MFS transporter yields the protein MSDVNADSWVSSGHRPMGFPEFVIVIAAIMALNPLAMDMMLPALPNIGAAFHIPVANHLQLVLSTFLIGFGAGQFVMGPLSDRFGRRPVLLGGMTVYAIASVLAVAAPSLETLLLARALQGLGTSATRVIATSIVRDCYVGRRMASVMSLAMMVFIAVPVIAPSFGQAVLLVTHWRGIFIVLMAYGLLALGWTVLRLPETLPESERKSLAPREVLDAFRQTLTNRQTLGYAVAAGFVIGSLFAFVFCAQQVFTGIYHLGHYFPLAFAGIAAGTAIAGFANARLVGRLGMRVISHGALVGYAVVAGLMLLTAILHVLPLWLFMVLSAMMMFSFGMMIANFTALAMEPQGHIAGTASSLYGSITTLFGIVVGMTIGQSFDGTLLPFSTGFFLCTLAALIVVAVVEKGRLFQPHHRAGT from the coding sequence GTGTCCGACGTCAACGCCGACAGTTGGGTGTCCTCGGGACACCGTCCGATGGGGTTTCCGGAATTCGTCATCGTGATCGCCGCGATCATGGCGCTCAATCCGCTCGCGATGGACATGATGCTGCCGGCGCTGCCCAACATCGGGGCGGCATTTCATATTCCCGTCGCCAATCATCTCCAGCTCGTGCTGTCGACGTTCCTGATCGGGTTCGGCGCGGGGCAGTTCGTGATGGGGCCGCTGTCGGACCGGTTCGGCCGGCGGCCGGTGCTGCTCGGCGGCATGACGGTCTATGCGATCGCGAGCGTGCTGGCGGTTGCGGCGCCCTCGTTGGAGACGCTGCTGCTGGCGCGCGCGCTGCAAGGGCTCGGCACCTCGGCAACGCGGGTGATCGCAACCTCGATCGTGCGCGACTGCTATGTCGGCCGGCGCATGGCGAGCGTGATGTCGCTGGCGATGATGGTGTTCATCGCCGTGCCCGTGATCGCGCCGTCCTTTGGACAAGCGGTGCTGCTGGTGACGCATTGGCGCGGAATCTTCATCGTGCTGATGGCCTATGGCCTTCTGGCGCTCGGCTGGACCGTGCTGCGGCTGCCGGAGACCTTGCCCGAGAGCGAGCGCAAGTCGCTGGCGCCGCGCGAGGTGCTCGACGCCTTCCGCCAGACCCTGACCAACCGGCAGACGCTCGGCTACGCGGTCGCCGCGGGCTTCGTCATCGGCTCGCTGTTCGCCTTCGTGTTCTGCGCGCAGCAGGTGTTCACCGGCATCTATCATCTCGGCCATTATTTTCCGCTCGCCTTCGCGGGGATCGCGGCCGGCACCGCCATCGCAGGCTTTGCCAATGCGCGGCTGGTCGGCCGCCTCGGCATGCGCGTGATCTCGCATGGCGCGCTGGTCGGCTATGCCGTCGTCGCCGGCCTCATGCTGCTCACCGCGATCCTCCACGTGCTGCCGCTGTGGCTGTTCATGGTGCTCTCGGCGATGATGATGTTCTCGTTCGGCATGATGATCGCCAACTTCACAGCGCTCGCGATGGAGCCGCAGGGCCACATCGCCGGCACCGCGTCCTCGCTCTACGGCTCGATCACGACGCTGTTCGGCATCGTCGTCGGCATGACGATCGGCCAGAGCTTCGACGGAACATTGCTGCCGTTCTCGACCGGCTTCTTCCTGTGCACGCTGGCCGCGCTCATCGTCGTCGCCGTGGTGGAGAAGGGCCGGCTGTTCCAGCCGCATCATCGCGCGGGTACTTGA
- a CDS encoding peroxidase family protein, with protein MSDMKSDQLQGGHGGQGSDAASFMRLLKRETYQSLQLADPDTIVSIIAKTIDQGLDDPSDTPDDEENPFVPAAYTYLGQFIDHDLTFDTRSTLATLPPGLSSFPNDVRTPRLDMDCLYGLGPSASPFMYDEDGRLATNMVRPYDLPRSTIYYKPDDAGSHRAIIGDPRNDENSIVCQLQLAFIHFHNAMIAFFKSQGLTGQKLFQTAQQEVRFTYQTIVVTDFLKRIVQKPVYDSFVQDRASNGDAAYKLYKRGDRTALPLEFTGAAYRYGHSAIRNAYRLNENFQRRIFDGADNAAESLVGFGDLPESHRIDWSLFVTDQLAPGTKGDNPSQVGGVDVEPDKHRLQYSYKIDTSLVNPLLVLPPRIGGQDMLFRSLAARNLKRGYNFSLPSGQDVAAVLGVSSQPPLVFGERLLSFKDMPEMPGADASKLDAKTPLWLYVLAEAQACLAKADGTFDMKIEDGVKVADKDSDAGTQLGPVGGRIVLEVFFGILDDDDSSVANASGWTSVIKPDAPTITLWDMLRYIGEV; from the coding sequence ATGTCGGACATGAAAAGCGACCAGTTGCAGGGCGGACATGGCGGGCAGGGTTCCGATGCCGCAAGCTTCATGCGCCTGTTGAAGCGCGAGACGTACCAATCGTTGCAGCTCGCCGATCCCGACACGATCGTGAGCATCATCGCCAAGACCATCGACCAGGGTCTGGACGATCCCTCCGATACGCCGGACGACGAGGAAAATCCGTTCGTGCCCGCGGCCTACACCTATCTCGGCCAGTTCATCGACCATGACCTGACGTTCGACACGCGCTCGACGCTCGCGACGCTCCCGCCGGGCCTGTCGAGCTTCCCCAACGACGTGCGCACGCCGCGGCTCGACATGGATTGCCTCTATGGCCTCGGGCCGTCTGCTTCGCCCTTCATGTATGACGAGGACGGGCGACTCGCGACCAACATGGTCCGGCCCTACGACCTGCCGCGTTCGACGATCTACTACAAGCCCGACGATGCCGGCAGCCATCGCGCCATCATCGGCGATCCCCGCAATGACGAGAATTCCATCGTCTGCCAGCTGCAACTCGCCTTCATCCACTTCCACAATGCGATGATCGCGTTCTTCAAGTCGCAGGGCCTGACCGGACAAAAGCTGTTCCAGACCGCGCAGCAGGAGGTCCGCTTCACCTACCAGACGATCGTCGTCACCGACTTCCTCAAGCGCATCGTGCAGAAGCCGGTCTATGACAGCTTCGTCCAGGACCGGGCGAGCAACGGCGATGCGGCCTACAAGCTGTACAAGAGGGGCGATCGCACGGCGCTGCCGCTGGAATTCACCGGAGCTGCCTATCGCTACGGCCATTCGGCGATCCGCAACGCCTACCGGCTCAACGAGAACTTCCAGCGTCGGATTTTCGATGGCGCCGACAACGCCGCCGAAAGCCTGGTCGGCTTTGGCGATCTGCCGGAGAGTCACCGCATCGACTGGTCACTGTTCGTCACCGATCAGCTCGCGCCAGGCACCAAGGGCGACAACCCCTCGCAGGTCGGCGGCGTGGACGTGGAGCCCGACAAGCACCGGCTGCAATACAGCTACAAGATCGACACCAGCCTCGTGAATCCGCTCCTGGTGCTGCCGCCGCGGATCGGCGGACAGGACATGCTGTTCCGCTCGCTCGCGGCGCGTAATCTCAAGCGCGGCTATAATTTCTCGCTGCCCTCGGGCCAGGATGTCGCCGCAGTGCTCGGCGTGAGCAGCCAGCCGCCTCTGGTATTCGGCGAGCGCCTCTTGTCGTTCAAGGACATGCCGGAAATGCCGGGTGCGGACGCCAGCAAGCTGGACGCGAAGACGCCGCTCTGGCTCTACGTGCTGGCCGAAGCCCAGGCCTGCCTCGCCAAGGCCGACGGCACGTTCGACATGAAGATCGAGGACGGCGTCAAGGTCGCCGACAAGGACTCCGACGCCGGCACCCAACTCGGCCCGGTCGGCGGCCGCATCGTGCTCGAGGTCTTCTTCGGCATCCTCGACGATGACGACAGCTCCGTCGCCAATGCCAGCGGGTGGACCTCCGTCATCAAGCCCGATGCGCCCACCATCACGCTGTGGGACATGCTGCGGTATATCGGGGAGGTCTGA
- a CDS encoding IS3 family transposase (programmed frameshift) — protein sequence MDHASEHPSRWAAVTSIAAKIGCTPQTLHDWVKRDEVDSGHRAGVPTDMAEKLKALERENRELRQANEILRKASAYFCDGGARPPVQAMIAFIDDHRGAHGVEPICKVLPIAPSTYHAHVARRRDPARLSARARQDATLKIEVRRVFDENFRVYGVRKVWRQLEREGFDVARCTVARLMRDMGLQGVIRGKPVKTTISDKAAPCPLDHVNRQFRAPRPNVLWLSDFTYVATWTGFVYVAFVIDAYARRIVGWRVSRTAHAGFVLDALEQALHDRRPVHRGGLVHHSDRGSQYVSIKYTERLAEAGIEPSVGSVGDSYDNALAETINGLYKAEVIHRRGPWRSFESVEFATLEWVDWFNNRRLLEPIGNIPPAEAEQRYYAMLEQPAMAA from the exons CTGGATCATGCGAGCGAGCACCCGTCGCGGTGGGCGGCCGTGACCTCGATTGCGGCCAAGATCGGCTGCACACCGCAGACGCTGCACGACTGGGTCAAGAGGGACGAAGTCGATAGCGGACACCGGGCCGGCGTTCCGACCGACATGGCCGAGAAGCTGAAGGCGCTGGAGCGGGAGAACCGTGAGCTTCGGCAGGCGAATGAGATCCTGCGCAAGGCGAGCGCGTATT TTTGCGATGGCGGAGCTCGACCGCCGGTCCAAGCCATGATCGCCTTCATCGACGATCATCGTGGGGCGCATGGGGTCGAGCCGATCTGCAAGGTCTTGCCGATCGCCCCTTCGACCTACCACGCCCATGTGGCCAGGCGGCGCGATCCTGCCAGGCTGTCGGCGCGCGCCAGGCAGGACGCTACCCTGAAGATCGAGGTTCGGCGGGTGTTCGATGAGAACTTCCGGGTCTATGGCGTGCGCAAGGTCTGGCGGCAGCTCGAGCGGGAAGGCTTCGATGTTGCCCGCTGCACGGTGGCGCGACTGATGCGGGACATGGGTTTGCAAGGAGTCATCCGCGGCAAACCCGTCAAGACCACGATCAGCGACAAGGCCGCGCCATGCCCGCTGGATCACGTCAACCGCCAGTTCAGGGCGCCAAGGCCGAACGTTCTTTGGCTCTCCGACTTCACCTATGTCGCGACCTGGACCGGCTTCGTCTACGTCGCCTTCGTCATCGATGCCTACGCCCGCAGGATCGTGGGGTGGCGGGTCTCGCGCACGGCGCATGCGGGCTTCGTGCTCGATGCGCTGGAACAGGCCCTGCACGATCGCCGGCCGGTCCATCGCGGCGGGCTCGTGCACCACAGCGACAGGGGCAGCCAATACGTCTCGATCAAATACACCGAGCGTCTGGCTGAAGCTGGTATCGAACCTTCTGTCGGCAGCGTCGGGGACTCCTATGACAACGCTCTCGCCGAAACCATCAACGGCCTCTACAAGGCCGAGGTGATCCATCGGCGCGGGCCATGGCGCAGCTTCGAGTCCGTCGAGTTCGCGACGCTGGAATGGGTGGACTGGTTCAACAACCGAAGGCTCCTCGAGCCCATCGGCAACATCCCGCCGGCCGAAGCCGAGCAACGCTACTACGCCATGCTGGAACAACCCGCCATGGCGGCATAA
- a CDS encoding IS256 family transposase gives MNETSNIVALRQPDDIDDPLTNILRAGARQLLAQAVEVEVETFLATVKDLKLADGRARVVRHGYGPARTIATGIGPVEVARAKIRDRGAASDGERIRFSSAILPLWARRTRSLDALLPVLYLRGISTGDFREALTALLGKDAPNLSPAVVSRLTAEWQGEYERWQKRDLSARRYVYVWADGVFLQARMEDHGECMLVLIGATPEGKKELIGFQVGVRESAQSWRELLIDVKQRGLQIAPEIAVGDGALGFWKALDEICPGTRHQRCWVHKTVNVLDKVPLSVQANMKKDLREVYWAPNRAAAEAAIDIFAQKYRAKYGRAVECLAKDRDALLAFYDFPAEHWDHLRTTNPIESVFATVRHRTVRTKGSLSATTARLMVFKLVIAASKTWRRLKGTNQLPKIIAGVRFNDGIEVIQMPATHAA, from the coding sequence ATGAACGAGACTAGCAATATTGTTGCCCTTCGTCAGCCCGACGATATCGACGATCCACTGACCAATATTCTGCGAGCTGGTGCTCGGCAACTTCTGGCGCAGGCCGTGGAGGTCGAAGTCGAGACGTTTCTTGCCACGGTGAAGGATTTGAAGCTGGCCGACGGGCGCGCCCGTGTCGTGCGACATGGTTACGGCCCGGCGCGGACGATTGCGACCGGCATCGGCCCGGTCGAAGTGGCGCGGGCAAAGATTCGCGACCGTGGAGCGGCCAGCGATGGCGAGCGGATCCGGTTCAGCTCGGCGATCCTGCCGCTGTGGGCGCGGCGCACCCGGAGCCTGGATGCGCTGTTGCCGGTGCTGTATCTGCGCGGCATCTCGACCGGCGATTTCCGGGAGGCACTGACGGCCCTGCTGGGCAAGGACGCGCCAAACCTGTCGCCTGCGGTGGTTTCTCGGCTGACGGCCGAGTGGCAGGGCGAGTACGAGCGCTGGCAGAAGCGCGATCTGTCGGCGCGACGCTACGTGTATGTGTGGGCCGATGGCGTCTTCCTGCAGGCGCGCATGGAAGACCACGGCGAATGCATGCTGGTGCTGATCGGCGCGACGCCGGAAGGCAAGAAGGAGCTGATCGGCTTTCAGGTCGGCGTCCGCGAGAGCGCGCAGAGCTGGCGTGAGCTCCTGATCGACGTGAAGCAGCGCGGGTTGCAAATCGCCCCTGAAATTGCCGTTGGTGACGGCGCGCTCGGCTTCTGGAAGGCGCTTGACGAGATCTGTCCCGGCACGCGGCACCAGCGCTGCTGGGTGCACAAGACCGTCAACGTCCTGGACAAGGTCCCGCTCTCGGTGCAGGCCAACATGAAGAAGGACCTGCGCGAGGTCTATTGGGCGCCGAACCGGGCGGCCGCCGAAGCGGCGATCGACATCTTCGCCCAGAAATATCGCGCCAAGTACGGCCGGGCGGTCGAATGCCTCGCCAAGGACCGCGACGCACTGCTGGCCTTCTACGACTTCCCTGCCGAGCATTGGGATCACTTGCGCACGACCAACCCCATCGAAAGCGTGTTCGCGACCGTGCGGCACAGAACCGTGCGGACGAAAGGATCGCTGTCGGCAACGACCGCCAGGCTGATGGTGTTCAAGCTGGTTATCGCCGCATCAAAAACCTGGCGGCGGCTCAAAGGCACAAATCAGTTGCCGAAGATCATCGCAGGTGTCAGATTCAACGACGGCATCGAGGTCATCCAAATGCCGGCAACCCACGCCGCCTGA
- a CDS encoding ATP-binding protein has protein sequence MTRERASIDKLRPSRYILATSCSITPPNKAELKSILGPTVLNDSDIKGPGDLNGLLRSFPDIEKAHIKLWLSSAAMLERLVHSSAHTFNALTKTEIEAKIRVFAPNPSFDEALGILEKRHVLIISGPPGVGKTTLAEMLAYAYIGKDWELVAIRSLDDGLKFLDDTKKQVFFFDDFLGKVALDKQALAHKDSDLARFIKRVRTSANARFILTTRAYIFEEARRVSEHLADERLDVTKYVLDVGLYTRRIKARILYNHLLIAGTPQAYIAALIDSGGLKKIVDHKNYNPRVIEWMTDAEHIKDIDPLSYPAAFLAGLANPSALWDTAFRTHISKACQHLLFTLFFSSQYGAQIAELRAAYDSLHSQLCSAFGDSWNPKDFEEALKILEGGFIAINNQAVNFINPSLRDYLNGYLQDTSILLECAKAAQQTDWARNVWEYSRGSDKEDRSKLALASLDVANAFKTLPVWSRTLNNGITYISAVGISSTDRISLLLEWWSATKDQRFWDVAIALAEAPIEGLDSWRDGPEAIELIGKLRDGFYFEDLPDAEKLADRIEVAAIKMIRGPINIDELEKIADAMENWSSALSDGITDALDAAIRDQFREVATAVADIDSESTLKDHIASLKKLGERVALEPVQVELAVSYVDDRINEVAEAAENTRSSSPDLRTSRGPEQFDDVALKGLFTQLLQ, from the coding sequence ATGACCCGTGAGCGCGCATCGATCGATAAGCTTCGCCCCTCACGGTACATATTGGCCACCTCGTGCTCCATCACTCCGCCCAACAAGGCAGAGCTGAAATCCATCCTCGGCCCTACCGTCCTGAATGACTCAGATATTAAGGGCCCAGGTGATCTGAACGGACTACTTAGAAGCTTTCCCGACATCGAAAAGGCCCACATCAAGCTCTGGCTCTCAAGCGCCGCAATGCTTGAACGCCTGGTTCACTCCTCTGCGCACACGTTCAACGCGCTGACGAAAACTGAGATCGAAGCGAAGATTCGGGTATTCGCACCTAATCCGAGCTTCGACGAAGCATTGGGCATCCTGGAGAAGAGGCACGTCCTCATCATCTCGGGACCGCCGGGAGTCGGTAAGACGACTTTAGCCGAGATGCTGGCCTATGCGTATATCGGTAAAGACTGGGAGCTGGTTGCTATTCGTAGCCTGGACGACGGGCTCAAGTTTCTCGATGACACCAAAAAGCAGGTGTTCTTCTTCGACGATTTTCTGGGCAAGGTTGCCTTGGACAAGCAGGCGCTGGCTCACAAGGATTCTGATCTAGCGCGATTTATCAAGAGAGTCAGAACGTCTGCCAATGCACGTTTCATTCTCACAACACGAGCCTACATTTTTGAGGAGGCGCGCCGCGTTTCGGAGCACCTTGCTGATGAACGACTGGACGTCACGAAATACGTTCTAGATGTCGGGCTTTATACGCGCCGCATCAAAGCGCGCATTCTGTATAACCATCTGCTGATCGCGGGAACGCCCCAAGCCTACATCGCGGCCCTGATTGATAGCGGGGGCCTCAAGAAAATTGTCGACCATAAGAACTACAATCCCCGGGTCATCGAGTGGATGACCGACGCGGAGCACATCAAAGACATCGATCCTCTGTCATACCCCGCAGCGTTCCTGGCCGGCCTCGCGAACCCCTCGGCTCTCTGGGATACTGCCTTCCGCACCCATATATCAAAAGCGTGCCAGCATCTTCTCTTCACGCTATTTTTCAGCTCGCAGTATGGCGCTCAGATCGCTGAATTAAGGGCCGCGTACGACAGCCTGCACTCGCAGCTCTGTTCTGCGTTTGGCGATTCATGGAATCCGAAGGACTTTGAAGAGGCGCTGAAGATTCTTGAAGGCGGCTTCATCGCGATCAACAATCAGGCCGTCAATTTCATCAATCCCTCTCTGCGCGATTATCTGAATGGGTACCTTCAAGATACCTCCATACTTCTGGAGTGTGCGAAAGCTGCGCAGCAGACCGATTGGGCTCGTAACGTCTGGGAATACTCCAGGGGATCGGATAAAGAAGACAGAAGCAAGCTCGCGCTGGCCTCACTGGATGTCGCCAACGCCTTTAAGACCCTCCCGGTTTGGTCGCGGACACTGAACAACGGGATCACCTACATCAGCGCGGTTGGCATTTCGAGTACCGACCGGATAAGCCTGCTTTTGGAATGGTGGTCTGCAACGAAGGATCAGCGGTTCTGGGATGTCGCTATCGCACTGGCCGAAGCCCCGATAGAGGGCTTGGACTCATGGCGCGATGGACCAGAAGCGATAGAATTAATTGGCAAGCTCAGAGACGGGTTCTACTTTGAAGATCTTCCCGATGCTGAAAAGCTTGCGGATCGTATTGAGGTCGCGGCGATCAAAATGATCCGGGGTCCAATAAACATTGACGAGCTAGAAAAGATCGCTGACGCCATGGAAAATTGGTCGAGCGCGCTCAGCGACGGGATTACTGATGCTTTGGACGCAGCAATACGGGACCAATTTAGGGAGGTTGCAACCGCGGTGGCGGACATCGACTCGGAATCAACGCTGAAAGATCACATCGCGTCGCTCAAGAAGCTAGGTGAGCGTGTGGCACTGGAACCGGTGCAGGTGGAATTGGCAGTATCTTACGTGGATGATCGAATCAACGAAGTCGCTGAAGCTGCGGAAAATACTCGCTCGTCTTCGCCCGACCTCCGCACGTCTAGAGGGCCTGAGCAGTTTGATGATGTTGCCCTCAAGGGACTGTTCACCCAGCTTCTCCAGTAG